A genomic segment from Pediococcus acidilactici encodes:
- a CDS encoding MFS transporter, whose product MFQGVGNFAITGYILYIMTDFLHRGNQTQSSIQLVNMIMLIFGILMGLVAGPLSNKFKILKLPVGLSTILLAIAGLSLFFLRNNTGIILYALAAGLGMGLWNALDNLLNLKVIPDQNRVAFFLGVYNLGNTITQAIAPVLAAAVISLFGYSGIFIVSFIFSLIGGISMLSIKSLKR is encoded by the coding sequence ATGTTTCAGGGAGTTGGAAACTTTGCAATTACAGGATACATTTTATATATAATGACCGACTTTCTTCATCGTGGTAATCAAACTCAATCTTCTATCCAACTTGTTAACATGATTATGCTTATTTTTGGCATTTTGATGGGATTAGTCGCTGGGCCACTATCTAATAAATTTAAAATACTGAAATTACCAGTAGGTCTCTCAACTATCTTATTAGCAATTGCAGGTCTCTCCCTGTTCTTCTTAAGAAATAATACTGGTATTATTCTTTACGCCTTAGCTGCCGGTTTAGGAATGGGCTTATGGAACGCACTTGATAATTTATTAAACTTAAAAGTTATCCCCGATCAAAATCGTGTTGCATTTTTCTTAGGTGTTTACAACTTAGGTAATACAATTACACAAGCTATCGCACCCGTTTTAGCCGCTGCCGTCATAAGTCTTTTTGGTTATTCTGGAATTTTTATTGTTTCATTTATTTTTTCCTTGATTGGTGGTATTTCAATGCTATCGATTAAATCATTAAAACGTTAG
- a CDS encoding NAD(P)/FAD-dependent oxidoreductase: MTESYQFDVLYLGAGHGAFDGAVPLANSGKKVAIIEADKIGGTCPNRGCNAKITLDNPVQLLRHQERLDGIVNGDLKLDWTANVEHEHEVIDGLPDMITGLLDSVDIEIIHGRGKFVDAHTIEVDQQRYTADKIVIATGLRPHHLDVMGSELTHDSTDFMSLKQLPENIVIIGAGYIGMEFATIANAAGANVTVLLRHNRALRKFNQDYVKQVIADLEKRGVKFIYNAQVDRFEEDGSHFTVSYNDHETLTTDWILDATGRIPNIENIGLDEVGVSYNANGIEVNDHLQTNIDNIYASGDVLDKEQPKLTPTAIFESSYLTQLFTGKTTDAINYPPIPTIVFTSPQIAQVGISVEEAQQNPDYTIKTNHLPDGWFRQVDKETIGDNTLIYDQDHHLVGAAEVSEHAADAINVLLPAIEFQYTAEQLGRIVPLFPTLGADVWSQI; encoded by the coding sequence ATGACTGAAAGTTATCAATTTGATGTTTTGTACTTAGGCGCGGGGCATGGTGCCTTCGACGGGGCGGTTCCACTAGCTAATAGTGGTAAAAAAGTCGCCATTATCGAAGCGGACAAAATCGGGGGAACTTGTCCAAACCGTGGATGCAACGCGAAAATTACGCTGGACAACCCGGTTCAACTTTTACGCCACCAAGAACGCCTTGATGGCATTGTAAATGGTGACTTAAAGCTGGATTGGACTGCCAATGTAGAACATGAACACGAAGTCATCGACGGCTTGCCGGACATGATTACTGGTTTACTCGACTCTGTTGACATCGAAATTATTCACGGTCGTGGAAAATTTGTTGATGCTCACACCATCGAAGTGGATCAACAGCGCTACACCGCTGACAAAATCGTGATTGCAACGGGGCTACGTCCCCACCATCTAGATGTTATGGGCTCAGAACTTACGCATGACAGTACCGATTTTATGAGCCTCAAACAGCTTCCTGAAAATATCGTAATTATTGGCGCGGGCTATATCGGCATGGAATTTGCCACGATTGCCAATGCTGCCGGCGCGAACGTCACTGTACTTTTACGCCATAATCGGGCGTTGCGCAAATTTAATCAAGATTACGTAAAACAAGTCATTGCCGACCTCGAAAAACGAGGGGTGAAGTTCATTTACAACGCTCAGGTGGATCGTTTTGAGGAAGACGGTTCTCATTTTACCGTGTCTTATAACGATCACGAAACCCTCACCACCGACTGGATTTTGGATGCTACCGGACGAATTCCTAACATCGAAAACATCGGATTAGACGAAGTAGGCGTTAGTTACAATGCTAACGGGATCGAAGTTAACGATCATCTTCAAACTAACATTGATAACATCTATGCTTCTGGTGATGTGCTTGATAAAGAACAGCCTAAGCTCACCCCGACTGCGATCTTTGAATCTAGTTATTTAACCCAACTTTTCACAGGAAAGACTACTGACGCAATCAACTATCCGCCCATCCCAACCATTGTCTTTACCTCACCACAAATCGCACAGGTTGGTATTAGCGTCGAAGAAGCTCAGCAAAATCCTGATTACACCATTAAAACTAATCATCTTCCTGACGGATGGTTCCGCCAAGTTGATAAGGAAACAATTGGTGATAACACCTTGATTTACGATCAAGACCATCATCTTGTAGGAGCAGCTGAAGTTAGTGAACATGCTGCCGATGCAATTAACGTTTTATTACCAGCAATTGAGTTTCAATATACAGCTGAACAACTAGGCCGCATCGTACCTCTCTTCCCTACTTTGGGAGCGGACGTCTGGTCACAGATTTAA